One window of Mauremys mutica isolate MM-2020 ecotype Southern chromosome 20, ASM2049712v1, whole genome shotgun sequence genomic DNA carries:
- the DDIT3 gene encoding DNA damage-inducible transcript 3 protein: MAAEPVPTSLPSWELEAWYEDLQEVLSSDENGGTSLPPGGAEQKDLVTLDATALLWGLDCPAPLAEPTGDAPESCELDASLTAELLELLSGTAEELPGLPESDSSQSSPAQTCTEDEEGAGPARGVKRKRSSQPQGQGKKRSGEKEQNERRVTELAAENERLKQEIERLSAEVEATRAALIERMVNLQKV, encoded by the exons ATGGCAGCCGAGCCGGTGcccacctccctgcccagctgggagCTGGAGGCCTGGTACGAGGACCTGCAGGAGGTGCTGTCCTCAGATGAGAATGGGGGGACATCCCTGCCCCCCGGGGGAGCGGAACAG aaGGACCTTGTCACACTTGATGCCACGGCGCTGCTATGGGGCTTGGACTGCCCAGCCCCCTTGGCGGAGCCGACAGGCGATGCCCCCGAGAGCTGCGAGCTGGATGCCAGCTTGACGGccgagctgctggagctgctgagcGGAACGGCCGAGGAGCTGCCGGGGCTCCCTGAATCCGACTCCAGCCAGAGCTCCCCGGCTCAGACCTGCACGGAGGACGAGGAGGGGGCCGGCCCGGCCCGCGGCGtgaagaggaagagaagcagccagccccaggggcagggcaagAAGCGGAGCGGGGAGAAGGAGCAGAACGAGAGGAGGGTGACAGAGCTGGCGGCCGAGAACGAGCGGCTCAAGCAGGAGATTGAGCGGCTGAGCGCGGAGGTGGAGGCCACCAGGGCGGCGCTGATCGAACGCATGGTGAACCTGCAGAAGGTGTAG